Proteins co-encoded in one Medicago truncatula cultivar Jemalong A17 chromosome 8, MtrunA17r5.0-ANR, whole genome shotgun sequence genomic window:
- the LOC25500559 gene encoding transmembrane protein 87A yields the protein MSHLTVLTILLLTLSLQTEASVHDYRSETFSPKGNAFVVHGGSEGIYSSTVNETSFSPSIPDSFIRFDKVTFRRNKELSNFSSWPIQAVVFEVEDRETIGGSAYGGQRAVCCTGDLAKLGVCNEGQVIYRPSTVNSDWPQVFGVAFNIDDEEAELPLKSIQITKTGMYNLYFIHCDPRLKDLVVEGKTVWKNPSGYLPGRMAPMKIFFQFMSFAYVLLGIFWFFQYVRFWKEVFPLQNCITLVITLGMFEMAFWYFDYAEFSETGIRPTGTTVWAVTFGTIKRTVARLIILIVSMGYGVVRPTLGGLTSKVIMLGGTFFVASEVLELVEHVGAISDLSGKAKLFLVLPAAVLDVFFILWIFTSLSATLNKLQARRMMIKLDMYRKFTNALAVAVVVSVGWICYELYFKANDVYNEQWQNAWIIPAFWQVLSYSLLCVICVVWAPSQNSTRYAYRDDGSEEFDRDDTTLTLIKPSILPKDVSVPDARPVQGNNGNSNDDLEEDKRE from the exons atgtCCCATCTCACAGTCCTTACAATTCTGTTACTGACACTATCTCTCCAGACAGAAGCTTCCGTCCATGATTACAGAAGCGAAACTTTCTCCCCCAAAGGCAACGCTTTTGTCGTCCATGGAGGAAGTGAAGGAATTTACTCATCTACCGTCAATGAAACTtctttctcaccttcaattccTGACTCTTTCATAAG GTTTGATAAAGTCACATTCCGTAGAAACAAGGAATTATCAAACTTTAGCTCATGGCCGATTCAAGCCGTTGTTTTTGAAGTGGAAGATAGAGAGACGATTGGTGGTTCGGCCTATGGAGGTCAAAGGGCTGTCTGTTGCACTGGTGATCTGGCAAAACTTGGTGTGTGCAATGAAGGACAAGTCATTTACCGTCCTTCTACAGTGAATTCAGACTGGCCTCAAGTTTTCGGCGTTGCTTTTAACATAGATGATGAAGAAGCAGAGCTTCCGTTGAAATCTATTCAGATCACAAAAACCGGAATGTATAATTTGTATTTCATCCATTGTGATCCAAGGCTTAAGGATTTGGTTGTAGAAGGGAAAACTGTATGGAAGAATCCCTCTGGTTATCTACCCGGTAGAATGGCACCTATGAAAATTTTCTTCCAGTTCATGTCTTTTGCATATGTGTTGCTTGGGATCTTTTGGTTCTTTCAATATGTTAGATTTTGGAAGGAAGTATTTCCATTGCAGAACTGCATAACACTAGTGATAACACTCGGCATGTTTGAGATGGCTTTTTGGTACTTTGACTATGCCGAATTTAGCGAAACAGGAATCAGGCCAACCGGGACAACTGTATGGGCAGTTACCTTTGGAACTATTAAGAGAACGGTTGCGCGGTTAATCATTTTAATCGTTTCAATGGGCTATGGTGTTGTGAGACCTACCCTTGGAGGCCTTACATCAAAGGTGATTATGCTTGGTGGAACCTTTTTTGTTGCATCTGAAGTGCTTGAATTGGTAGAACATGTCGGTGCAATAAGTGATCTTTCGGGAAAAGCAAAACTTTTCTTGGTTCTTCCTGCTGCGGTATTAGACGTGTTCTTCATTCTTTGGATTTTCACTTCGCTGTCTGCAACTTTGAATAAGCTTCAG GCCAGAAGGATGATGATAAAATTGGATATGTATAGGAAGTTCACCAATGCTTTGGCAGTAGCTGTGGTTGTATCTGTGGGATGGATATGCTATGAG CTGTATTTCAAAGCAAATGATGTATACAATGAGCAATGGCAAAATGCTTGGATTATCCCAGCCTTTTGGCAAGTTCTGTCTTACTCTCTTTTGTGTGTCATCTGTGTTGTCTGGGCACCATCTCAAAATTCAACACG ATATGCTTACCGCGATGATGGGAGCGAAGAGTTCGATAGGGATGATACTACTTTGACACTCATAAAACCATCTATTTTACCAAAGGATGTTAGTGTGCCGGATGCTAGACCAGTACAAGGAAATAATGGAAATTCAAATGATGATTTAGAAGAAGATAAAAGAGAATAA